gtactgtcTGCGTGCCTGGTTCCCAGAGAGTCGAGACAACGATGTcggatccccctggaactggagttgcagacagtttcGTCCTGTGAACAGAACCCATGTCCTGTGCAAAAACAGCCAAGTGCCCTTAACCAGTcaccagtttctctttccttttttaaagatttatttacttatgttatGTAGATGGCTGCTATCCTTGTACATACTAGAAGACGCCATCGGAACCCAtgacagttggttgtgagccaccgtgtggttgccaggaattgaacttggggcctctggaagagcagtcagtgctcgtaactgctgagccacctctccagccctctctttcttttttttttttaaagttacattttatttattaacgtGCTTATGTGCGCATGCTCCTGCGGGAGTCAGTTCACACATCCCACCATGCTGATCCCAGGGACTGACCTCAGGTTGGCcggcttggcggcaagcaccttcaccctcTGAGCCCTTTCACCTGCCCTATTGGGAGAGTTCCTGATGAGGATGTGAGGTCCTCGTATGGACCCCTCACCTGGTTATGTGGTTTCACATTcctgacatttctttctctgtaacaTTCTTTCGGGTCCCCTTCCCCATTCTAAGTCCTGTTTGTCCTGGAAAGATCTGTCTATTGTAACATCCGCTTAACCTCTCCTGTCTTAACTCTGGGAGGCCAGAATCATTGTTACATGGTTTCGCTTCTTCATTGGCCCAATTTAAAACAGGAGGATGGTTTTCTGTGGATAAACAAGAAAGGGTCCAATGTAGGgtatggaggtggggggggggtgagcttTCTTAGAAAGGGTTGGGCTGAGCTAAGATCTCAGAGATAACAAAGACGAGGctagagaaaagaggagagaggggagtttTCCAGTTGTAAGGAGTAGTGTGTTGGCCCTCTGGAAATAGTGTGGAACTGGGGCAGGCTGTGCAGACCCGGGCCGTCGTGTTAGCAGTTGTGACTTTTGAAATAGGAACGTAAAGGCGTCTGTCTACACTGCGGGATAGGGATATGGATCGGTGACATTTTTAATGTCCATTCTGCTGCTATTTAGATGACAGACCAGAATGGAATCAGGGGTCAGGGGTCTGCAGGCAAGTTGCAGGCTGCTGGAATAGTCCTGAAGACAGATACTGTGTCTTACCCCGGGGTGACAGGCGGGGATGAAACGAGAGAAATGGGCATGGAATTACGAAAGTGTTTGGGGTGGCAGAGATGGTGCTTAGGGTAAAGGGCTGGGGGTATAataagcctgatgacttgagttcaagcCCCCCTGGGTACTCACAAAGGTAGAAAAACaccccacaaagttgtccttCAATCTCTGCGTGGACACTGTGACATcgtcacaccacacacacacacacacacacacacacacacacacacacagcacatatcgCATACCATaaattaaggttttatttttaattatgtgtgtatttatgtatgagtatgtggtcatgatgaatgcaggtgcccgtggaagccagaggcGTCTGATGGCACTGGGGCTGTAGTGTAGTTACAGGGAATTGGGAGCCGCCCGCTGTGAGCGCTGAGAACAGCCCGTGGGTCTTTTACAAGAGATGTGGCCACTCttgaccattgagccatcttttcgACACCAAATAAATCATCGTTTAAAGGGAGTATTAaaagaggggctggggatgtggctcagacCATAGACTGCTTTTCTTATatatatgaggccctgggttcaattccacaGAACCGAGTAAACCAGTCATGGTGGCACtaggatcagaagctcaaggatATTACGGGCgacacaatgagttcaaggccacctgagagcctgtctccaaacaaCAATAAGAGCAAAGCTGTTCGGAGAAGCTGTGAAGAGTGGAGGTTGCTTAAGGGAAGAGGAGGCCGTATGAAGGGATAcagttttaggataaaatgtaatcaaggaagtcagggctggggaGTGGCTCCGCCATTAACAGTgcctgctgttcttccaggagaCCTAAGTTTAGTTCCCTGCATTCACACTGAACAGCTCAATTgcgactccagctccaggggatacaGCATCCTCTTCCGGCCTCCATGggaacacacagaaatacatacacttcaataattaattttttttaaaaaaagaaccttaGATAGACTTGGGGTTGGAGTCAGGCTGGACTCCCTAGGTATGGGTAGTTTGGGTTCAGAACTGGAAGTGACCTGGTCCATTGGCATGGGGAAGGGGCTGCGAAGAGGGATAACTAGCTCTTCATATGGGGCCTGTCTTAGGGCTTCACTGCCGTGAGCAGACACAGTGACCATGGCAATTCTTGTAAGGACACcttttcattggggctggcttacaggtttcaTTCTCATCAAGGTGGGGACATGGCAGCTCCCAGGTAGGAGTGgtgcgggaggagctgagagttctacatcttcatccgaaggctgccagcagaatactggcttccaggcagctaggatgagggtcttaaagcccatgccctcCGTGACACACTATTTGGAGGCctcacctccaaatagtgccactccctggcctgcgcatacacaaaccaccacaggggcACAGCACGTGCCAAGGTCCTGTTGCGGGACAGAGCACGTCAGGTTCGATGAAAAGGATCCTTGGAAGGCTGGCCAGTCTGTAACAGATGAGGTGGAGTGACCTTGAACATGGCAGTGGGAGGCTGAAGTAGGCAGTTGTCCAGGCACTCAGGCCCCGCAGACTGGGCAGGTAGCGCTTCTCTGGGAGAGCTTGAGGGAATGACAGAGTGTCTCCTCAAACTGGGACGCCAGGCTCTGAGGGGCAGAACATTGCAGGGTCtggttctcctgtctctccttctccgTGCTTACTCTTATATGGGTTCAGACCTTCCCCTGAATGCAGCTAGGCCAATGTTTTCTGATTGATGCACGCCAGTCCCTGGTCAGAGCTGGATCCCTTGATAAAAGGCAatttctgttttgagataggtcCCAGTGTCatgtctgctgctgtgataaaataccctgacaataAGCAAGTCATGGgtccaggagagatggctcagtggttaagaacaccggctgctcttctagaggacctgggttcgattcccagcacccatattgctGCCCACAACTATCTGTATGTAATTTCAGTCCCAAGGGCTCCaatgccaccttctggcctccatgggcactacaCACACGGTGCTCAAACATGCATGTAGGGAAagcataaaatatacataaaataaaaataaattgagcaGCTTTGAGAGAAAGGAGCTCATTTTAGTTCATGATTCCAGATTGTCGTCCATCGCTGTGGGTACGTCgcagcagcaggagcctgaggtaGCTCAGGTCATATCGAATCCACAGTCAAGCAGAAAGGAATGAATGCATGTATGCTTGCTTGTTCTGGCATGATTGTGCTCCACTTGATTTCTCTTTGCTTATGTAATTCAGGAGCCCCGGCataaggaatggtgctgcccacagtgggctgtgcctcccacatcaattaataaaGGTAAACCTCCGTAGAGATGCCCACAGCCAACCCAGAGTAAACAGCCCCTCACTGACACTCTTTCCAGGTAACTCTgggttgtgtcaagctgacagaacTAACTAACCGTTGCAGTGGAACTGGGCAGGACTCTCTGGATGTCAACTCTTAACCAGCGCCCCTGTGGCCTGGGACATCTTTTGAGCAGCGAGGGATGCTGCTTCTGGAACATATCGCCCCTGTTCCTAGCACCCTTGTGCAACTTCTAAGAAGTCGTCAGGGACCGCCCCTCACTTTCCACACCACCTCAAGTTCAGGATCAACTCCAGATGTTTCTgcttattacaaaaaaaaaaaaaaagcctccctAAAATAAGTTTGTAAAACTCCTTCGTCttcaatttttgagacaggatcttatgtagcccagaaGGCCCTTCACTCCCTcgggatcctcctggctctgagggctggaattgcaggcatgtgtcaccacgcccgacTTGGCTTTTGTAAAATTCTTCGCCCCCTGGCTCATGTTCAAGTTTACATTTATGGTTTTTATCATGTTTGCCAATGTGATCTCCaggatatttataaatattgatatttaaGTGAAACTATGACATCACCTAttattcattttacacacacgcacacacacacacacacacacacacacactcaattagtcatactcacacaacacacacagacacacagactgtgTCTTCTGTTATTCCTTGAAACTTTATTTATATGTCACCTCCCCGCTTTTTCATTTGGGTCCCCATCCTATTTGTCTGTaacaattttatataaagttCATATTTTCCAGCTTCTGAATCATGAATCTGTGTTAAACTTTCTGCTCGTTTCAGTTTCtgattataattttaatagtGCACAATTGATCAGGCCAcaggtaaataataaaaaaattaaaataaaattatattgaaaatgtACCTCAGGACAGTGGTACTGAATGactttctaaaaataaacttCTCACTGGGCTGGCGTGCTGCTCAGTTAGTCATTTGCCTTGGCTGCatcaggccctgggtttggtccccaacAGTGTATAAAGGTGGGATCCCCactcctgtaatctcaacactcaggaggtagagtcaAGAGAGTCAGAAGCTGAAGGTAATCTCCAGCTacacaagctcaaggccagcctgggctacatgaaaccatgGAGAGACAGCTCACTGCTTACTATTTTTCTGCTCTTCCCAGTTCCCAGCAGCCCGGGTCAGGGAATGATAGcatccaggggacctgacaccttctggcctccagaaacACCCACATTGATATGTACATaagcacacgtgcacatataaagaaataactaaaaataatctaAGACGATTATTTATTGCTAGTAAGCGAACAGGACCAGCATTTCCCATCTATCCGGACGTCAGCACAGAAAACCATTGTTCATACTCGATAGGAAGAACACAGTTTTatctttaacaaacaaacaacaagaacaaaaacggGAAAacctaggagctggagagaaggtcTTGTGCTCAGGAACACGTGCTGgtcttccaggggatccaggttcagttcccagcacccacatcaggtggctcaaaaGCATCTGTATGTCCtgctccaggggacccagtgctccctggcctcagcaggcactgcacacatacgatgcacatgaactcacactacacacacatatgcatgaattTAAGAATTagtaactaaatctttaaaacaaaacaaaaaaaggcccTCTTTGATGTTTAGTGTGTATGGTGCCCCATTGTCGTTGGGCATGTGGCCACTGAGCTGTTCTATTAAATACACTTTTTCTTAAAGCAAGATCACTCAGTTCTTTGATCTGCTTCTGAATTCTACACCAAAAATCACATTGTGACCCATCACCCAAAATTTCCGTTTGTATTAGAACctccttttacattttatttctctgttattgtatgagtgtgtttggGAGTTGGTGTGTATGCCGTGGCATGGGTGTCAGGGTCGGAAGACAACTTTGCAGCCGTAGgacttctttggggtttgtttgtgtcttagtcagggtttctattcctgcacaaacatcatgaccaagaagcacgttggggaggaaagggttcattcagcttacatttccatactgctgttcatcaccaaaggaagtcaggactggaactctagcaggtcaggaagcaggagctgatgcagaggccatggagggatgttccttactggcttgcttcccctggcttgctcagcctgctctcttataaaaccaagaataacagcccagagatggcaccacccacaaggggacctcccccccttgatcactaattgagaaaatgccttgcagctggatctcgtggaggcatttccccaactaaaactcctttctctgtgataactccatctgtgtcaagtcgacacaaaactagccattacagtttgttttttaagatttatttttggtctgtgtgttcatgtgttcaagTACCCTAAGAAGCTAGAAaggggcgtcagatcccctggagatggagttacaggaggctgtgattgtcccgatgtgggtgctgggaagtgaactcagggcTTCTACAAGGACAGGAAGTGCTCCTTAATCCAGCAGCACAGAACTTAATGAGAAAGGGATTAGAAACGggagggccagtgagatgcctcagcagatacaggagcttgctgccaagttcAATgatccaagttcaatccccagaacttacagggtgggaggagagagctgattgccacaagctgtcctctgacttccacgtgcaCTGTGGCACGCCAACACTTGAACGCCtacatgtgtatgtgcgcacaGCCATACACAATCAATCAACAAGCAAATGAGTCCAGTTGGCATCTGCGCTGGAACAGGTCTACCTTCCTTTTTGTAAAAGAGGAGAACAGAGGGAAAAGGACCTCGTGTGCCTCTCTCATCCCCCTGTTCTAGAAAAGTGCTTCTGTGGGAGTTCAGGAACCTGAGAATCTCTTGGAGTCTGGAGTGCATGTGCGATGCCTGCAAAGCCCTCCTGTGCTCCCAGAGATTCACAGCCCAGTTTGAAAACGACAGAAGAactggaaagggaggagggaggctgggaggtggctcacttactgagggcctgagttcaaatcccctgcAACCATATACAAAGCTGGATGTGCCTGCCTGTGGctataactccagcactgagGGCGGCCTAGCGAAGGGGTGCGTGGGAGCTTGCTGGGTACTAGTCTACTGAAAGGTTCATTGAGAGAGCCTGGAATACGTGGGAATCGATTGTGCAGGATGCAGagtcctcttctgacctgcacatgcTCCCCCGCTCCCCCTGTGGGTAagtatacacacaacatacacgatagcatgcctgtggaggtcagagcaccgTGGTCAGGAGAAAGGtctctctgtccaccatgtgggtccctggaTTTGAACCGAGGTCACCTGGCTCGGCAGCAAGGGCCTTGATCTTCTGTCTTGATCATCGCACCAGCCCTCCCTGTACCTATCTTTTATTAATGACCACAATATTCATAATAATGGCTTGTCAGGAAATATTCAGGGAAATCAATTTTGGCTTTTGCATCCTGTCTTCCAGGTGTGAAGGACTTTCCCCCAGCACGGTGGTGTCTGGTCCATACCTCTGCCCGCGTGAGGATGTAGGCACCCCGGCTCTGCTGATGACCGGTTCAAGCCAACAGGGACCCCTGTCTCCAGccaccctcacagacatgtcaGCTGTGGAGTAGGGTGGACGCTTTCTCTCATCTTCTCAGggtttcaggattttttttttttttttttaattttcttNtttttttttttttttttttttttttttttttttttttttttttttttttttttttttttttttggttttggttttggtttttggtttgtggCTGAACACTCACTCGTAAGCAAGGAGGACATCATGGGGGACCAGCAACTGTACAAGACCAATCACGTGGCCCACGGTGGTGAGAACCTCTTCTATCAACAGCCACCCCTTGgtgtccacagtgggctgggccacaGCTATGGGAATACAATTTCCGGGGCTGGGATGGACGCCCCACAGGCCTCACCCATCTCGCCTCACTTCCCTCAAGATACTCGGGATGGTCTCGGCTTGCCTATTGGCTCCAAAAACCTTGGTCAGATGGATACCTCCaggcagggaggatggggaagCCATGCAGGGCCTGGGAACCATGTCCAGCTTCGTAGCAACTTGGCCAACTCAAACATGATGTGGGGGGCGCCTGCCCAGGTGGAGCCTGCTGATGGCTACCAATACACTTACTCCCAGGCCAGCGAGATCCGGACCCAGAAACTCACCAGTGGTGTTTTGCACAAGCTGGACTCTTTCACCCAGGTATTTGCCAACCAAAACCTGCGGATTCAGGTCAACAATATGGCCCAGGTGCTGCACACCCAATCAGCGGTGATGGATGGAACCCCCGACAGTGCCCTCCGTCAACTGCTGTCGCAGAAGCCTGTGGAGCCCTCAGCATCAGCTATAGCTTCTCGCTACCAGCAGGTGCCCCAGCAGCCTCATCCTGGCTTCACAGGTGGATTGCCCAAACCAGCCCTTCCAGTCGGGCAGCACACACCCCAAGGGCACCTGTATTATGACTACCAGCAGCCCCTGGCCCAGATGTCCATGCAAGGAGGACAACCACTGCAAGCCCCTCAGGTGCTGTCCGGCCATATGCAACAATTGCAGCAGCACCAGTATTACCCACAGCCGCCGCCTCAGCAGCAGCAAGCCGGACTGCAGCGGATCTCCATGCAGgagatgcagcagcagcagccgccgcagCAGATTCGCCCCTCACCACctcagcagcagccgcagcagctcCAGCTGCAGCAACGGCAGAGTTCACTGCAGATACCTCAGTATTATCAGCCCCAACCCATGATGCAACActtgcaagagcagcagcagccatcCATGCACCTGCAGCCCCCCTCGTACCACAGGGACCCTCATCAGTATACCCCGGAGCAGGCACATGCTGTCCAGCTGATCCAGCTgggctccatgccccagtattACTATCAGGAGCCTCAACAGCCCTATAGCCACCCCCTCTACCAGCAGAGCCACCTGTCCCAGCACCAGCAGCGTGAAGACAGTCAGCTGAAGACGTATTCTAGTGACAGACAGACCCCGGCTATGCTGAGCTCCCATGGGGACATGGGGCCTTCTGATACAGGAGTGGCAGACCCAGCCAGCTCAGAAATGACTCGGGTCACTAGTACCCTTCCTCACCAACCGCTCCTGTCCCCCAGTGGGATCCACCTCAACAACATGGGGTCTCAGCATCAGCAGCCATCTCCCAGTGCGATGTGGCCCCAGGTATCTCAGAGTTTCTCCCCATATCCACATGTGCATCAGACTCAGCCAGGCGTGAGTCGCTGCGGTGCCCAATTCTGCCTCCAACCTTCATCCTTTATGTTCTTTATACATTTCACAAAGGTTAACCgacatgtgccaggcactgtctgTGACAGACACTTGGAATACAAAATCAATTCGGATTCAGTCTTTGCCCTGGCGATTTGTCACCTCACTAAAGAGATGGCCAGAATATTGTAGTATGTCTGAAGTGGTTAATGTAATGATCAGGACCTCGAGTCAGGGGCTGGAGGGTTGGCTCAATTCAATCATGGGATGCAGGGCagagcttggcagcaggtgctcgtaatcccagcactggggaggcagagaccaaaggatggatgatgaatggatggatggatggatggatggatggatggataaatgatagatagatagatagatagatagatagatagatagatagatagatagatagatagatagatagagatagatagatgaaatataataaaaatgttgatgCGGACAGTGCCTGGGAAAcagtagccaaggctagcctaaCCTCTAGCCTTCACTCACATGCCCACATGTGCATATAGAACCGCATGCACTtgcacagatacaaacacacacgcatgtacagtGTCTATGTCAGAGCCAAAAGGACCACAGAGTGGGGACATCTCATCCCCACTGAAACTCAGTCCTTGCAATATCCCCAAGACACAGATTGTCCTGTGACTTCTGCACAATCACTGTGCACGTAGATGCTCCCCGCTCTTGACCCACACCACTTATACACACGCCATACACGTAGTCACACCTACGAAGTTCTTGTTTGTTTAGTGTTGATGCTATCAGGCCTCTTGGAGCGATGCTGTACCACCCACTGTCCTGTCTGTCCTTTGTGGGGATGGACTCTGTTAGTGCAGACTAGATACAGACTTCTTAAGAAGGGCTGAAGCGGGGTGACTCCCAGTAGGCTTGGGGCTGGCGTCATCTGAGTTCAGGGAACagtggaaagaaaccagatgtggGACAAAGGCATGAGTAGACATGTCAGGCTAATTGTGGgcagagaaagttctggaagggTAGATCCTGGTGTTTGGACCACTTGAaattcctcattttaaaaatacatgtttgtttgtttctttgtttgtttgtgttttttctttcttcttgttttcttctggtgCCCCCTGTTTGGCTCAAAATTAGATCCACTTACCTGATGGGAGAGCCCAGCCTGGATCCCCGGAATCAAGGTATGAGCAAAGATTTGGAATATTCGGGAGGCTGGGGGTATCTTGGGTTGTTTAAATAACTTATTTCTAAATCCAAGGTCAGAGTTTCAAGGCAAGCAGAGGGAAAAAGCAGCCGCGGCTGCGTTCGAGCACACGACCTGTGTGTTACACGGAGGAAAACACCAGTAAGGCAGCCATTGCTGTCGGGCGCTTGGCAACTGCAAGTCCTCAGTGGTCCCCAGCTACTGCTGTTCTCGATTTAGAAACGAGAAAACTGGGCTCAGAGGGCTGAAGGTGCACACAGAGCAAAGGGGCAGTAAGGCTCGGCTGCTGTGTACTCGGTTCCTACTCTGTTCTTTATCCCTTCGGGCACTGGGGCGTTAGTGGGTGCCTTCCGTGTGCCAGGCTTAGAGCTGAGCTTTGGCTGTGTCAGATGGATGGTGCAGACTCCCTTCTGTCTCTCGGGGCCATGGTGGGTGGGCGTTTAAAGCTGTGGATGAGAAAGCCCCAGTGCCTACAGGTCTAGAAGGATGGAGGACGTGTCCTGTACGACACGATTCTAAGAAAGCCCTTTCCTttctgctggagagatggcctagccTTAAAGAGCACCTGCTGGTTTCACTGTAGACTGGAGTtggggtcccagcacccacatgaggtggctcacaactgcctataactccagctccagggaatctggtgccctcttcgtGTTTCTCCAggtaccaagcacacacacaatccaCATACAGACAAGCAACTGAAACACTACacatgtgcgtgcgcgcacgcgcgcgcgcacacacacacacacacacaaattagatatatatatattatatatattatgtatatataatttaaatttttaatgtttttaaagaacgTAACCCTTGCTCCCTCTGAGCCTCCGTTTCTCCATCTGTACATTGGGCTTGATTATCTGGCAGATATGGAAGCCACAGACAGTGGTAGAGTAGATAAACAAAATGATTTCATTGTAGGTTTGATGGCTTGTGATaagctctttccctctcctttccatgTGGCCTTACCCTTCAGCAGCGGCCAAACCAAAGGAGTGTTTGGGGACCAGTTTGATGCCAAGAACAAGCTGACATGCTCCATCTGCCTGAAGGAGTTCAAAAGCCTGCCCGCCCTGAACGGCCACATGCGATCCCATGGGGGAATGAGGGCGTCCCCCAGCCTCAAACAGGTCAGTAGGAGCCCACTCCATCCTTTCCGGGGCCATAtgttgcttgctttgctttgctgctGAGGGAGACAGGGGGACGTGTGCCTTTTGTAGGCGCCAGGAGAGGCACATTCTCCCCTTCCCTGGCTTCTTAGACAAGTGTTGAAAGCACATTGCTAGAAATCTCTTTAGGGAATCCCATTCCAGAGAAAGGTGCTGAAGGAACTATGTCAATGTGGAatctataaatatgtaaattcagagtatatacacatgcaaatgtaAAGTACAGTTGAAATCGAAAGTATATGCAAAGTACTCGAGACCATAACCACATGGTGGTCTGTGACTAAGAAAAAGCATATAATTCTCAAGCACTTGGCCAGAATTTTCTGTCCATCCATGCAGTGGTGATTGGCTGTAGGTAGGATCCAGTGATTCTGTAATACCCTCAGGATTATCCAGGTGGAAAGTCATATAAGAAACCATCTTTGGGTTTGGTTAAAACTcagaattttctgaaattttctttgaaTATTGAATTTATGAGATTCACTTTCCCTTCTCTATTTCCTGGCTATGCCAGATAAAAGAGGAGTTtatcttcactttaaaaaaaattattattttattttatgtgcattggtgttttgcctgtatgcatgtctatATGAGGGTGTCAAGTCACTTGTATAacacagttctgagctgccatgtgggtactgggaattgaacttggatcctctggaagcgCAGCCTGTGcttttaaccatctctccagcctggcttcacattttaaaaacagaatgttGGCAGGTAATTCATGGCTCATGGCCTctataaccccagtgctcaggagctAGAGACAGGGGGTTCACTGCAAGttgagactagcctggtttacatggcATGTTCAAGGCTTGCTAAAGCAACATTGCAAGAcccttatctcaaaaagaaaacagaacagaaaaatgtatgtttttgagCCTGTTGTGGCAttatacacctataatcccagcactcgggaggctgaggcaggaaaattctGAGTTTGGGCTACCTtttgagagtctgtctcaaagaaacaaacatggcCATAGcatattttgcattttcaatGGGGTTTCCTAGCCTGAATAATATTTAGGCTGAAATAATTGTTTCCATAGACACAGAGTCAACTGAGACCCAAGGAATGGAAATCTACATAAAAATCATGTTTAGTTTTGACTGAATAGCAATCCCTTTCCTTTGCTTCAAAAAGCCATGAAAGCCACCaacttcttttaaatatatatatatatatatatatatatatatatatttttttttttttttttcatatacaagTGATATCTTAAATGTAGCTCAGGGACCCAGAGTTACAGGAAGGAAACCACCCAGCTGTGGTTTTTCTGCTCCCCACCACTGATATCCTGGAACCTCTGAGGAAAAGCCAGTCCGTCCCCCTTGGGAGAGCTGCTTTCAGCCCAGGATCAAAGCCTTTATTGTCTAtgtaggaggaaggagagaaggccccaccgcctcagcctcagcctcagcctcagccccagccccagccccagcctcagcctcagcctcagccgcCACtgccgcctccgccgccgccaccgcAGCTCCCTCCTGAGGCGGAGCGCCTCACGCCTATGGTCATGCCCGTGTCTGTCCCTGTCAAGCTTCTCCCACCCAAGCCCAGCTCTCAGGGGTTCACCAACAGCGTCGCTGCCACCCCCTCGGCCAGAGACAAGCCAGCCAGCTCGATGTCGGACGATGAGATGCCCGTACTTGTGAGGATGACCCTGTCCCCCCCTCACTCTCCCCAAGGGGCTGCCCCCCGTGCGCCTGCTGTGAGTTGCTGCCCCGCCACGCCTGCCTGGGGTGGGGACCACTGCTTTGCTTTCCTGGAGATGAGGACAGACTTTTCCAGAGTCACCGGCCTGAGCTACTTGACCTAAGTCTCCCTCTCGGGTTCAAGCCTCCCACGCCACCCGCATGTGCCCAACCGTTCCATCTTTGTTACTCCTCCAGGCTGATGGTCTGGATCCAGTTCTGAAAACTGATGTGTTCTCAGGCCTAAAAGTAAATGACAATCCAGTTGGCAGCCATCGATGCAGCCTTACCAGTGACTAAGAATGGAAAAAGTATCTGGGCTAATAAACAGCTGTTTCCTTGCCCTGGATCTTCCCTAGAACCTGGGTCT
This portion of the Mus pahari chromosome 18, PAHARI_EIJ_v1.1, whole genome shotgun sequence genome encodes:
- the Trerf1 gene encoding transcriptional-regulating factor 1 isoform X3; protein product: MGDQQLYKTNHVAHGGENLFYQQPPLGVHSGLGHSYGNTISGAGMDAPQASPISPHFPQDTRDGLGLPIGSKNLGQMDTSRQGGWGSHAGPGNHVQLRSNLANSNMMWGAPAQVEPADGYQYTYSQASEIRTQKLTSGVLHKLDSFTQVFANQNLRIQVNNMAQVLHTQSAVMDGTPDSALRQLLSQKPVEPSASAIASRYQQVPQQPHPGFTGGLPKPALPVGQHTPQGHLYYDYQQPLAQMSMQGGQPLQAPQVLSGHMQQLQQHQYYPQPPPQQQQAGLQRISMQEMQQQQPPQQIRPSPPQQQPQQLQLQQRQSSLQIPQYYQPQPMMQHLQEQQQPSMHLQPPSYHRDPHQYTPEQAHAVQLIQLGSMPQYYYQEPQQPYSHPLYQQSHLSQHQQREDSQLKTYSSDRQTPAMLSSHGDMGPSDTGVADPASSEMTRVTSTLPHQPLLSPSGIHLNNMGSQHQQPSPSAMWPQIHLPDGRAQPGSPESSSGQTKGVFGDQFDAKNKLTCSICLKEFKSLPALNGHMRSHGGMRASPSLKQEEGEKAPPPQPQPQPQPQPQPQPQPQPQPPLPPPPPPPQLPPEAERLTPMVMPVSVPVKLLPPKPSSQGFTNSVAATPSARDKPASSMSDDEMPVLEIPRKHPPIAAKVEEPLKTLPEKKKFRHRPEPLFIPPPPSSYTPNPTSYSGATLYQSQLRSPRILGDHLLLDPAHELPPYTPPPMLSPVRQGSGLFSNVLISGHGPGVHPQLPLTPLTPTPRVLLCRSSSIDGSNVTVTPGPGEQTVDVEPRINIGLRFQAEIPELQDVSALAQDTHKATLVWKPWPELENQALQQQVENLLNLCCSSALPGGGTNSEFALHSLFEAKGDVMATLEMLLLRKPVRLKCHPLANYHYAGSDKWTSLERKLFNKALATYSKDFIFVQKMVKSKTVAQCVEYYYTWKKIMRLGRKHRTRLAEIIDDCMTSEEEEEAEEEEEDPEEDRKSIKEEESEVPKSPEPPPAPALAPTEGPPMQAAGQQPSGSFICEMPNCGAVFSSRQALNGHARIHGGTNQVAKTRGAVPSGKQKPGGTQSGYCSVKSSPSHSTTSGETDPTTIFPCKECGKVFFKIKSRNAHMKTHRQQEEQQRQKAQKAAFAAEMAATIERTTGPVGAPELLPLDQLSLMKPVKDVDILDDDVVQQLGAMDEAEVVGTDLLLDDQDSVLLQGDTEL